In a single window of the Allobranchiibius huperziae genome:
- the ureB gene encoding urease subunit beta, which produces MSGGNDGPGAIRVAPGTLTINERADGDRRTLVIVNTGDRPIQIGSHLHLPDANVALDFDRAAAQGFRLDVPSGTSVRFEPGMSREVGAVRLAGRQKVPGIQTGKHDG; this is translated from the coding sequence ATGAGCGGCGGCAACGACGGACCGGGCGCCATCCGGGTCGCGCCCGGCACGCTCACCATCAACGAGCGCGCCGACGGCGACCGGCGCACGCTGGTCATCGTCAACACCGGCGACCGGCCGATCCAGATCGGCTCGCATCTGCACCTGCCTGACGCGAACGTCGCCCTGGACTTCGATCGCGCTGCGGCGCAGGGCTTCCGGCTCGACGTGCCCTCCGGCACCTCGGTGCGTTTCGAGCCGGGGATGTCTCGCGAGGTCGGTGCGGTGCGCCTGGCCGGGCGGCAGAAGGTGCCTGGCATCCAGACGGGGAAGCACGATGGCTGA
- a CDS encoding urease subunit alpha → MAELDRAKYAALYGGTTGDQVRLGDTDLWIEIERDLTATMPDGSISYGDEAVFGGGKSIRESMAQGTRTSAQGALDTVITGAIVLDHWGVVRADVGIRDGRIVGIGRAGNPDITDGITPELEIGPGTDVISGEGRILTAGGIDMHVHFLSTSQVHEALATGLTTLGGGGTGPSEGSKATTVTPGPWHLQSVHRGLDHLPVNLLLMGKGNTVSAEGLREQALAGAAAYKVHEDWGSTPAAIDAALRAADAYEMQVALHSDSLNEAGYVESTLRAIGGRSIHAFHTEGAGGGHAPDILSIASEPNVLPGSTNPTLPHTVNTVAEHLDMLIVCHHLNPSVPEDLAFAESRIRATTIAAEDLLHDMGALSITSSDAQAMGRIGEVITRTWQVAHVMKARRGSLGASLPADNERARRYVAKYTINPAIAHGIEHEVGSIEVGKLADLVLWEPKFFGIRPSVVVKGGAIVWASLGDPNASIPTPQPVLMRPALVASAGADLSMSFVSPLALDGGLADRLGLRRALVAVRGTRDVGKAQMVNNSATPLIDIDAETFAIAIDGEVVQPAPAAELPLAQLYSMF, encoded by the coding sequence ATGGCTGAGCTGGACCGCGCGAAGTACGCCGCGCTCTACGGCGGGACGACCGGCGACCAGGTGCGCCTCGGCGACACCGACCTGTGGATCGAGATCGAGCGCGACCTCACCGCGACGATGCCGGACGGATCGATCTCCTACGGCGACGAGGCCGTCTTCGGCGGCGGCAAGTCGATCCGCGAATCGATGGCGCAGGGCACCCGCACCAGCGCCCAGGGCGCCCTCGACACCGTGATCACCGGTGCGATCGTGCTCGACCACTGGGGTGTCGTACGCGCCGACGTCGGCATCCGCGACGGGCGCATCGTCGGGATCGGCCGCGCCGGCAACCCCGACATCACCGACGGCATCACGCCGGAGCTGGAGATCGGGCCGGGCACCGACGTCATCTCGGGCGAAGGCCGCATCCTCACTGCCGGCGGCATCGACATGCACGTGCACTTCCTGTCGACCAGTCAGGTGCACGAGGCGCTGGCGACAGGTCTGACGACCCTCGGCGGTGGCGGCACCGGGCCCTCGGAGGGCTCGAAGGCCACCACCGTGACGCCCGGCCCCTGGCACCTGCAGTCCGTGCATCGAGGCCTGGACCATCTGCCGGTCAACCTGCTGCTCATGGGCAAGGGCAACACCGTGAGCGCAGAGGGCCTGCGCGAGCAAGCGCTGGCGGGGGCGGCGGCGTACAAGGTGCACGAGGACTGGGGCTCGACGCCGGCGGCGATCGACGCGGCGCTGCGGGCGGCGGACGCGTACGAGATGCAGGTCGCGCTGCACTCCGACAGTCTCAACGAGGCCGGGTACGTCGAGTCGACGCTGCGTGCGATCGGCGGCCGGTCGATCCACGCGTTCCACACCGAGGGCGCGGGCGGCGGTCATGCACCGGACATCCTGTCGATCGCCTCTGAGCCGAACGTCCTTCCCGGATCTACGAATCCGACGCTCCCGCACACCGTCAACACCGTCGCCGAGCACCTGGACATGCTCATCGTCTGCCACCACCTGAACCCCTCGGTGCCGGAGGATCTGGCGTTCGCGGAGTCCCGCATCCGTGCAACCACGATCGCGGCGGAGGACCTGCTGCACGACATGGGCGCGCTCTCGATCACCTCCTCGGACGCGCAGGCGATGGGCCGGATCGGGGAGGTCATCACCCGGACCTGGCAGGTCGCGCACGTGATGAAGGCCCGCCGCGGGTCGCTCGGCGCGTCGCTGCCCGCCGACAACGAGCGCGCCCGCCGCTACGTCGCGAAGTACACGATCAACCCCGCGATCGCGCACGGCATCGAGCACGAGGTCGGGTCGATCGAGGTCGGCAAGCTGGCCGATCTGGTGCTGTGGGAGCCGAAGTTCTTCGGAATCCGCCCGTCGGTGGTCGTCAAGGGCGGCGCGATCGTCTGGGCCTCCCTCGGCGACCCCAACGCCTCGATCCCGACCCCGCAACCGGTGCTGATGCGGCCGGCGCTCGTGGCATCGGCCGGAGCGGACCTCTCGATGTCGTTCGTGTCGCCGCTCGCGCTGGACGGCGGGCTCGCGGACCGGCTCGGGCTGCGGCGCGCACTGGTCGCCGTGCGCGGCACCCGCGACGTCGGCAAGGCGCAGATGGTCAACAACTCCGCCACGCCGCTCATCGACATCGACGCCGAGACTTTCGCGATCGCCATCGACGGCGAGGTCGTGCAGCCGGCGCCCGCGGCGGAACTGCCGTTGGCGCAGCTCTACTCGATGTTCTGA